Proteins encoded by one window of Grus americana isolate bGruAme1 chromosome 7, bGruAme1.mat, whole genome shotgun sequence:
- the ZFAND4 gene encoding AN1-type zinc finger protein 4 isoform X1 — protein MANKKEPPFFNEDNMGPFHYKLPFYETMELFIETLTGTCFELRVSPFETVISVKAKIQRLEGIPVSQQHLIWNNTELKDDYCLNDYNISEGCTLKLVLAMRGGPINTRRVPVEDPIREMAEYMDPSRDEIWEKGPSNKQVTFLVYREGDQLNFFRVVDRGDGTLTPLSESLSGGSVYNLYADDDDETEASPSGQQIIENSITMNKMKLLKAKMENMNLSKKPKKTVKVKPRPPMAPRPSSGSVAAARHRFLRVLPHVGQSCLPPPGNSYPSESSQNALSALATLATAGRTMPSTTNDFLKEDDTWQSNSWSQSVSNIRLPPKISRVELENAKLPTNSILTAVSSLPANSEKASENVTSASEEDAVLFPNLTNVELYGTEEKLLPETDAFALLTESSTTEQGGEIYDAGKVNPELELSDGDEESKVVEQHRKPISKVLSTAAMGAGLLSTRELSPRKNLLLSPLRYSAQVTHHSSLKPQAQPKCFEAGNLRSTASPNVLRSLEVRSIADSSFSRTTRFHSVKVESLGKRPDVISKAEARDITDVANKASKEPVSSVSNLGFLASLARSTNREGLQNSCGTGRFRTSGIALPTNLQHFQEESFRKTAPPNEAAEYILSAHGLGMNGSIAAVGKRVAGEATHLPPVNGSIQAKKKITKHCFLCGKKTGLATSYECRCGNNFCATHRYAETHTCTYDYKSAGRRYLQETNPVVSAPKLPKI, from the exons ATGGCCAACAAGAAAGAGCCTCCTTTTTTCAATGAAGATAACATGGGACCGTTTCACTACAAGCTTCCTTTTTATGAAACTATGGAGCTCTTCATTGAAACGCTTACAGGAACATGCTTTGAACTGCGAGTTTCCCCCTTTGAAACAGTTATTTCTGTGAAAGCTAAAATTCAAAGACTGGAAG gTATTCCTGTCTCTCAGCAGCACTTAATTTGGAATAATACGGAACTGAAGGATGACTATTGTTTGAATGATTATAA CATTTCAGAAGGCTGCACTCTGAAGTTAGTTCTGGCTATGCGAGGTGGACCTATTAACACTAGAAGAG TTCCTGTGGAAGACCCTATCAGGGAGATGGCTGAATACATGGATCCTAGTAGAGATGAGATCTGGGAGAAAGGGCCATCCAACAAACAAGTTACCTTCTTAGTATATCGAGAAGGAGATCAGTTGAATTTCTTCCGTGTGGTAGACCGGGGAGATGGCACTTTAACACCATTATCTGAATCTTTGAG tggtgGTTCAGTTTATAATTTATAtgctgatgatgatgatgagaCAGAGGCATCACCTTCTGGCCAACAGATTATCGAGAATTCAATTactatgaataaaatgaaactgCTCAAGGCAAAGATGGAGAACATGAATCTCAGTAAAAAG cCTAAGAAAACTGTCAAGGTGAAACCTCGTCCTCCAATGGCTCCTCGACCATCTAGTGGCTCCGTGGCTGCTGCTCGTCACCGTTTTTTAAGAGTGCTCCCTCATGTTGGACAGTCCTGCCTACCTCCTCCTGGGAATTCGTATCCCTCGGAGTCTTCCCAAAATGCACTTTCAGCATTGGCTACTTTGGCCACTGCTGGTAGAACAATGCCATCCACAACTAATGACTTTCTTAAGGAAGATGACACTTGGCAGAGCAACTCTTGGTCTCAGTCAGTTAGTAACATCAGGTTACCACCAAAAATATCTCGTGTCGAActagaaaatgcaaaactacCTACAAATAGTATTCTGACTGCTGTTTCATCTCTCCCTGCAAATTCagaaaaagcatctgaaaatgtGACCTCAGCCAGCGAGGAGGATGCTGTTTTGTTTCCGAATCTAACAAATGTAGAACTATatggaacagaagaaaaacttctacCTGAAACAgatgcttttgctttgttaaCAGAATCAAGCACCACTGAACAGGGTGGTGAGATATATGACGCAGGAAAGGTGAACCCAGAACTTGAACTCTCTGATGGAGATGAAGAATCTAAGGTTGTAGAGCAGCATAGAAAACCTATTAGCAAAGTGCTGAGCACTGCAGCAATGGGGGCTGGTCTTCTCAGTACTCGTGAATTAAGTCCTcggaaaaatctgcttttgtcACCTCTTCGGTATTCAGCACAAGTGACTCATCATAGTTCTCTGAAACCACAAGCACAACCCAAATGCTTTGAGGCTGGTAACTTGAGATCTACAGCCTCCCCAAACGTGCTTCGATCATTGGAAGTCCGTAGTATAGCAGACTCTTCTTTTTCTAGGACTACTAGATTTCATAGCGTGAAAGTAGAGTCACTTGGCAAAAGACCTGATGTAATTTCTAAAGCAGAGGCTAGGGACATCACAGATGTGGCTAACAAGGCATCCAAAGAACCTGTGAGTTCTGTAAGTAATTTAGGATTTCTGGCTTCGCTGGCCCGAAGCACAAACAGGGAAGGCTTACAGAATTCCTGTGGAACAGGCAGGTTTCGGACTTCTGGTATTGCACTACCTACAAACCTGCAgcattttcaggaagaaagcttTAGGAAAACTGCTCCTCCAAATGAAGCTGCTGAATATATTCTA tctgcgCATGGGCTTGGAATGAATGGAAGTATTGCAGCTGTAGGGAAAAGAGTAG CAGGTGAAGCAACCCATCTTCCACCTGTGAATGGCTCAAttcaagcaaaaaagaaaattacaaagcaTTGCTTTCTTTGTGGCAAGAAAACTGGATTGGCAACCAGCTATGAGTGCAG ATGTGGAAACAACTTCTGTGCAACACACCGCTATGCAGAGACTCACACCTGCACCTACGACTATAAGAGTGCGGGGCGAAGGTATTTGCAGGAGACCAATCCCGTCGTTAGTGCACCAAAGCTTCCCAAAATCTAA
- the ZFAND4 gene encoding AN1-type zinc finger protein 4 isoform X2: MANKKEPPFFNEDNMGPFHYKLPFYETMELFIETLTGTCFELRVSPFETVISVKAKIQRLEGIPVSQQHLIWNNTELKDDYCLNDYNISEGCTLKLVLAMRGGPINTRRVPVEDPIREMAEYMDPSRDEIWEKGPSNKQVTFLVYREGDQLNFFRVVDRGDGTLTPLSESLSGGSVYNLYADDDDETEASPSGQQIIENSITMNKMKLLKAKMENMNLSKKPKKTVKVKPRPPMAPRPSSGSVAAARHRFLRVLPHVGQSCLPPPGNSYPSESSQNALSALATLATAGRTMPSTTNDFLKEDDTWQSNSWSQSVSNIRLPPKISRVELENAKLPTNSILTAVSSLPANSEKASENVTSASEEDAVLFPNLTNVELYGTEEKLLPETDAFALLTESSTTEQGGEIYDAGKVNPELELSDGDEESKVVEQHRKPISKVLSTAAMGAGLLSTRELSPRKNLLLSPLRYSAQVTHHSSLKPQAQPKCFEAGNLRSTASPNVLRSLEVRSIADSSFSRTTRFHSVKVESLGKRPDVISKAEARDITDVANKASKEPVSSVSNLGFLASLARSTNREGLQNSCGTGRFRTSGIALPTNLQHFQEESFRKTAPPNEAAEYILSAHGLGMNGSIAAVGKRVGEATHLPPVNGSIQAKKKITKHCFLCGKKTGLATSYECRCGNNFCATHRYAETHTCTYDYKSAGRRYLQETNPVVSAPKLPKI; the protein is encoded by the exons ATGGCCAACAAGAAAGAGCCTCCTTTTTTCAATGAAGATAACATGGGACCGTTTCACTACAAGCTTCCTTTTTATGAAACTATGGAGCTCTTCATTGAAACGCTTACAGGAACATGCTTTGAACTGCGAGTTTCCCCCTTTGAAACAGTTATTTCTGTGAAAGCTAAAATTCAAAGACTGGAAG gTATTCCTGTCTCTCAGCAGCACTTAATTTGGAATAATACGGAACTGAAGGATGACTATTGTTTGAATGATTATAA CATTTCAGAAGGCTGCACTCTGAAGTTAGTTCTGGCTATGCGAGGTGGACCTATTAACACTAGAAGAG TTCCTGTGGAAGACCCTATCAGGGAGATGGCTGAATACATGGATCCTAGTAGAGATGAGATCTGGGAGAAAGGGCCATCCAACAAACAAGTTACCTTCTTAGTATATCGAGAAGGAGATCAGTTGAATTTCTTCCGTGTGGTAGACCGGGGAGATGGCACTTTAACACCATTATCTGAATCTTTGAG tggtgGTTCAGTTTATAATTTATAtgctgatgatgatgatgagaCAGAGGCATCACCTTCTGGCCAACAGATTATCGAGAATTCAATTactatgaataaaatgaaactgCTCAAGGCAAAGATGGAGAACATGAATCTCAGTAAAAAG cCTAAGAAAACTGTCAAGGTGAAACCTCGTCCTCCAATGGCTCCTCGACCATCTAGTGGCTCCGTGGCTGCTGCTCGTCACCGTTTTTTAAGAGTGCTCCCTCATGTTGGACAGTCCTGCCTACCTCCTCCTGGGAATTCGTATCCCTCGGAGTCTTCCCAAAATGCACTTTCAGCATTGGCTACTTTGGCCACTGCTGGTAGAACAATGCCATCCACAACTAATGACTTTCTTAAGGAAGATGACACTTGGCAGAGCAACTCTTGGTCTCAGTCAGTTAGTAACATCAGGTTACCACCAAAAATATCTCGTGTCGAActagaaaatgcaaaactacCTACAAATAGTATTCTGACTGCTGTTTCATCTCTCCCTGCAAATTCagaaaaagcatctgaaaatgtGACCTCAGCCAGCGAGGAGGATGCTGTTTTGTTTCCGAATCTAACAAATGTAGAACTATatggaacagaagaaaaacttctacCTGAAACAgatgcttttgctttgttaaCAGAATCAAGCACCACTGAACAGGGTGGTGAGATATATGACGCAGGAAAGGTGAACCCAGAACTTGAACTCTCTGATGGAGATGAAGAATCTAAGGTTGTAGAGCAGCATAGAAAACCTATTAGCAAAGTGCTGAGCACTGCAGCAATGGGGGCTGGTCTTCTCAGTACTCGTGAATTAAGTCCTcggaaaaatctgcttttgtcACCTCTTCGGTATTCAGCACAAGTGACTCATCATAGTTCTCTGAAACCACAAGCACAACCCAAATGCTTTGAGGCTGGTAACTTGAGATCTACAGCCTCCCCAAACGTGCTTCGATCATTGGAAGTCCGTAGTATAGCAGACTCTTCTTTTTCTAGGACTACTAGATTTCATAGCGTGAAAGTAGAGTCACTTGGCAAAAGACCTGATGTAATTTCTAAAGCAGAGGCTAGGGACATCACAGATGTGGCTAACAAGGCATCCAAAGAACCTGTGAGTTCTGTAAGTAATTTAGGATTTCTGGCTTCGCTGGCCCGAAGCACAAACAGGGAAGGCTTACAGAATTCCTGTGGAACAGGCAGGTTTCGGACTTCTGGTATTGCACTACCTACAAACCTGCAgcattttcaggaagaaagcttTAGGAAAACTGCTCCTCCAAATGAAGCTGCTGAATATATTCTA tctgcgCATGGGCTTGGAATGAATGGAAGTATTGCAGCTGTAGGGAAAAGAGTAG GTGAAGCAACCCATCTTCCACCTGTGAATGGCTCAAttcaagcaaaaaagaaaattacaaagcaTTGCTTTCTTTGTGGCAAGAAAACTGGATTGGCAACCAGCTATGAGTGCAG ATGTGGAAACAACTTCTGTGCAACACACCGCTATGCAGAGACTCACACCTGCACCTACGACTATAAGAGTGCGGGGCGAAGGTATTTGCAGGAGACCAATCCCGTCGTTAGTGCACCAAAGCTTCCCAAAATCTAA